A genomic segment from Chitinophaga niabensis encodes:
- a CDS encoding RNA polymerase sigma-70 factor, translated as MQEDFTDIDALLSRLKMHDLEAFTRLYKLARGRLYILANAIIQDSAAAQDLVQELFMELWERRIYLNIQTSLKAYLIRSVRNKAYNYLDKQGTQARLSREYLRIEQYDTSPLEKLELAALGQDLERAISKLPPMAAKVFHLHYIEKLSHAAIAEQLQISKHTVSGHIDRALKQLREDLKKIKN; from the coding sequence ATGCAGGAGGACTTTACAGATATTGATGCATTACTTTCCCGGTTGAAAATGCACGACCTGGAAGCGTTTACCCGTCTGTATAAACTGGCGAGGGGGCGGTTGTATATCCTTGCGAACGCCATTATACAGGATTCAGCGGCAGCCCAGGACTTGGTACAAGAATTATTTATGGAGTTATGGGAGCGCCGTATCTACCTGAATATTCAAACCTCGCTGAAGGCCTACCTGATCCGTTCAGTCCGTAACAAGGCCTACAATTATCTTGACAAACAAGGAACCCAGGCACGTTTAAGCCGCGAATACCTGCGTATCGAACAATACGACACTTCCCCATTGGAAAAGCTGGAGCTTGCAGCATTGGGGCAAGACCTTGAACGGGCTATTTCGAAACTCCCACCGATGGCGGCCAAGGTTTTTCATTTACATTATATTGAAAAACTGAGTCATGCTGCCATTGCTGAACAATTACAGATCAGCAAGCACACTGTCAGCGGCCATATTGACCGGGCGCTGAAGCAGTTAAGGGAAGATTTAAAGAAAATAAAAAATTAA